One Gordonia sp. SID5947 genomic region harbors:
- a CDS encoding class I SAM-dependent methyltransferase, giving the protein MTHSHDTHHRAPGDAHGHQHGHGHQHGHGGHPDVDTMARVLDLDAAVNGHYLDEVAARIAARVNEPRTILDLGSGTGTGTLALARRFPASQIVALDNSAELLERVAGSARQAGLDGQIRTVAADLDTALPDEITDVDVVWASSTLHHFADAEGLLRSALQALRPGGVLAVIEIADPPTFLPAGSADGEMELRLRAAILGRGWNGGWNERPDWAPTITAAGFEIVETRDIDTDLDNPPAAATDYAVEWLSRVRSGLADVATTEDLAAVDRILSDDDPSSLRRRDDLVVRSSRIAWIARRPENS; this is encoded by the coding sequence ATGACGCACTCCCACGACACTCATCACCGCGCGCCCGGGGACGCACACGGACACCAGCACGGTCACGGACACCAGCACGGACACGGCGGCCATCCCGATGTCGACACGATGGCCCGGGTCCTCGACCTCGACGCCGCTGTGAACGGCCACTACCTCGACGAGGTCGCCGCCCGGATCGCCGCACGGGTGAACGAGCCCCGGACCATCCTCGATCTCGGCTCCGGGACCGGCACCGGAACCCTGGCACTCGCCCGGCGTTTCCCGGCGTCGCAGATCGTCGCGCTCGACAACTCGGCCGAGTTACTCGAGCGGGTCGCCGGATCAGCGCGACAGGCCGGACTCGACGGTCAGATACGGACCGTGGCCGCCGACCTCGACACCGCACTCCCTGACGAGATCACCGACGTCGACGTCGTGTGGGCTTCGTCGACACTCCATCACTTCGCCGACGCGGAAGGGCTGCTCCGCTCGGCATTGCAGGCCCTGCGCCCGGGCGGGGTCCTCGCCGTCATCGAGATCGCGGACCCGCCGACCTTCCTGCCGGCGGGCTCCGCCGACGGTGAGATGGAGTTGCGACTGCGTGCGGCGATCCTGGGACGCGGGTGGAACGGCGGATGGAACGAACGACCCGACTGGGCGCCGACCATCACCGCGGCCGGATTCGAGATCGTTGAAACCCGCGACATCGACACCGATCTCGACAATCCCCCGGCCGCGGCCACCGACTACGCGGTCGAGTGGCTGTCCCGGGTGCGCTCTGGTCTCGCCGATGTCGCCACCACCGAAGACCTGGCCGCCGTCGACCGCATCCTGAGCGACGACGACCCCAGCTCCCTGCGTCGACGCGACGACCTGGTCGTCCGCAGCAGCCGCATCGCCTGGATCGCGCGGCGGCCCGAGAACTCCTAG
- a CDS encoding ROK family protein, translated as MSSTGVVPAALQVGSVPAAAVLQAVRVNAPVTRDHLSAATSLSPATINRQVTILARLGLVVERPDLVDPGGIGRPKNPLTLDRDKLCVAGMHIGARRTLLAIADLGGRTLYSHAVRTPHDESAVGDLCRQLRELAARFGGRRLLWAGVASGGLVDAATGIVDHPVLGWRRVPVGSMLSSELGVPVSVCEHVQAMAAAELLLTYPREFDGTGLFFYARETVGMAMTIDGKVHMPVRGAGTIGHLPVHASVLADGPTATLQQVIGSGPTRRAAQRWGIAEDSALIADDRADVLGATVAMLRDVLNPDSIVVSGDAFAAHSDGLAPVQAAFDKASTISRPLEIAPSRFGIRVQESAAVVVALSVIYADPVGATAAD; from the coding sequence ATGTCGTCCACCGGAGTAGTGCCAGCGGCGCTGCAGGTGGGCTCGGTACCGGCGGCCGCGGTTTTGCAGGCGGTCCGTGTGAACGCCCCGGTCACCCGCGATCACCTGTCGGCGGCCACGTCACTCTCGCCGGCCACCATCAACAGGCAGGTCACGATCCTCGCGCGACTCGGACTCGTCGTCGAGCGGCCCGATCTGGTCGACCCGGGCGGTATCGGCCGGCCGAAGAATCCGCTGACCCTCGACAGGGACAAGTTGTGCGTCGCGGGCATGCACATCGGTGCCCGCCGGACACTGCTGGCGATCGCCGACCTCGGCGGGAGGACGCTCTACAGTCACGCCGTACGAACCCCGCACGACGAGTCCGCGGTCGGCGATCTCTGCCGTCAGTTGCGTGAGCTCGCCGCGCGCTTCGGGGGCCGTCGATTGCTGTGGGCCGGTGTCGCGTCGGGCGGCCTGGTCGACGCCGCGACCGGAATCGTCGACCACCCGGTGCTCGGTTGGCGCCGGGTGCCCGTCGGATCGATGTTGTCGTCCGAACTGGGGGTGCCGGTCTCGGTGTGCGAGCACGTGCAGGCGATGGCCGCGGCCGAACTGCTCCTGACCTACCCGCGAGAGTTCGACGGCACGGGACTGTTCTTCTACGCCCGGGAGACCGTCGGCATGGCGATGACGATCGACGGCAAGGTGCACATGCCGGTCCGGGGTGCCGGAACCATCGGGCATCTGCCCGTGCACGCATCGGTCCTCGCGGATGGGCCGACCGCAACGCTGCAACAGGTGATCGGCAGTGGACCGACCCGGCGGGCCGCGCAACGGTGGGGGATCGCTGAGGATTCCGCACTCATCGCCGACGACCGCGCCGACGTCCTCGGCGCCACCGTCGCGATGCTGCGCGACGTCCTCAACCCGGACTCGATCGTGGTGTCCGGCGACGCGTTCGCCGCGCACTCCGACGGTCTCGCGCCGGTGCAGGCCGCCTTCGACAAGGCTTCCACGATCAGTCGGCCGCTGGAGATCGCGCCGTCCCGCTTCGGGATTCGCGTACAGGAGAGCGCAGCGGTCGTCGTGGCGCTCAGCGTGATCTACGCCGATCCGGTCGGCGCGACGGCGGCGGACTGA
- a CDS encoding Ig-like domain-containing protein, with protein MSAHPPLTRRAVLAAAGLGAVGVAAAACSTGKSGSADDAKPDAPTVHVVYTPALDSDDAPNPTATVSVKAENGVLNPDVKLLNPNGKAVAGTMSEDRKTFTISEPLGYGSQYTWHGSAVGYDRVSTQVTGSFTTLSPESQMNVVVNIGDGQEVGIAAPIILKFNGTVEDKETVEKALTVTTEPRTEGAWAWLGEDNGSRAHWRTKEYYAPGTKVHMSAKLYGVDHGGGAYGAADVTSDFVIGRSQVVKAEASSHQIVVVRDGGVLMTLPCSYGGGDLDRNVTRSGIHVVTEKYEDFFMSNPAAGYFNIRERFAVRISNNGEFIHANPETVGVQGSSNVTNGCINLSLENAQRYFESAIYGDPVEVTGTRIALSEADGDIFDWIFDWDSWTGMSAIKGDPSQVTAPATPSGAPTSNAPAPAPPG; from the coding sequence ATGAGCGCGCACCCTCCCCTCACCCGTCGAGCCGTCCTCGCCGCGGCCGGTCTCGGCGCCGTCGGCGTGGCCGCGGCAGCCTGTTCCACCGGCAAGTCCGGCAGCGCCGACGACGCGAAGCCCGATGCACCCACGGTCCACGTGGTCTACACTCCCGCACTGGATTCCGACGACGCCCCCAATCCGACCGCGACCGTTTCGGTGAAAGCCGAGAACGGTGTGCTCAATCCCGACGTCAAGCTTCTCAACCCCAACGGGAAAGCTGTCGCAGGCACGATGTCGGAGGATCGGAAGACCTTCACCATCAGCGAACCGCTGGGTTACGGCTCGCAGTACACATGGCACGGCAGCGCGGTCGGTTACGACCGGGTGAGCACGCAGGTCACCGGCTCCTTCACCACGCTGTCGCCGGAGTCCCAGATGAACGTGGTGGTCAACATCGGGGACGGCCAGGAGGTCGGGATCGCGGCGCCGATCATCCTGAAGTTCAACGGCACCGTCGAGGACAAGGAAACCGTCGAGAAGGCCCTCACTGTCACCACCGAACCACGCACCGAGGGGGCATGGGCGTGGCTCGGTGAGGACAACGGTTCACGAGCGCACTGGCGGACCAAGGAGTACTACGCGCCGGGCACCAAGGTGCACATGTCGGCCAAGCTGTACGGCGTCGACCACGGCGGTGGGGCATATGGTGCCGCCGACGTGACAAGTGATTTCGTCATCGGCAGATCGCAGGTCGTGAAGGCCGAGGCCTCCTCGCATCAGATCGTCGTGGTGCGCGACGGAGGTGTGTTGATGACCCTGCCGTGCAGCTACGGCGGCGGGGACCTGGACCGCAACGTCACACGGTCGGGTATCCATGTGGTGACGGAGAAGTACGAGGACTTCTTCATGAGCAACCCGGCCGCGGGGTACTTCAACATCCGCGAGCGTTTTGCCGTGCGGATCTCCAACAACGGCGAGTTCATCCACGCGAACCCGGAAACTGTTGGTGTGCAAGGTTCGTCGAATGTGACGAACGGTTGTATCAACCTGTCGCTGGAGAATGCGCAACGCTACTTCGAGTCGGCGATCTACGGGGATCCCGTCGAGGTCACGGGCACCCGCATCGCACTCTCCGAGGCCGACGGCGACATCTTCGACTGGATATTCGACTGGGACTCGTGGACCGGGATGTCGGCCATCAAGGGCGACCCGTCTCAGGTCACCGCCCCCGCGACGCCGTCGGGTGCGCCGACGTCGAATGCGCCGGCGCCGGCACCGCCCGGCTGA
- a CDS encoding carboxylesterase/lipase family protein, protein MPTDERPVVATGHGPVRGRTDSGVDVWKGIRYAAPPVGDLRWRRARPAAPHHDVVEATEFGAVCPQERNPAIMLRKDVRMDEDCLFLDVWSPRGAAAGEARCPVMVWLHGGAYVFGSGSQPLYDATQLVTGGDVVVVTLNYRVGALGFADLTSFNRPDDPRFESNAALSDVLLAMAWVRDNIAGFGGDPDNVTVFGESAGAGLVTTLLTMPAADGLFHKAIAESSPATSMYDHERSAGIAGRFLDAIGIGPDDLAELDTVGVDRITAATMAAFTAVPLDSPGTIAFAPVIDGDLVPRHPMDVFRAGRSTSVPLLIGTNKDEASAFKWMKSPLMPITPADIERMFAAMMTEYPDVALPARAQITSAYSGMRPKVAGLGVARDIAFRMPTLWLAESHSRHAPVFLYRFDWATRMLRALRVGATHATELPYVWGNLVAGPADITFKLGGRKTGEEISRRMQSRWTEFAHRGDPGAGAQPAWPAFEETVRSTLVIDETDRVVDDLDAEIRRAWGDEVLGFR, encoded by the coding sequence ATGCCCACAGATGAACGACCCGTCGTCGCCACCGGTCATGGTCCCGTTCGCGGGAGAACCGACTCGGGGGTGGACGTCTGGAAGGGCATCCGATACGCGGCGCCTCCGGTCGGCGATCTGCGATGGCGCCGTGCCCGTCCCGCGGCACCGCACCACGACGTCGTCGAGGCGACCGAGTTCGGAGCCGTCTGCCCGCAGGAGCGCAATCCGGCGATCATGCTCCGCAAGGACGTACGGATGGACGAGGACTGCCTGTTCCTCGATGTGTGGTCGCCGCGCGGCGCCGCTGCCGGAGAGGCACGGTGTCCGGTGATGGTCTGGCTGCACGGTGGTGCCTACGTGTTCGGTAGCGGCAGTCAGCCGCTCTACGACGCCACCCAGCTCGTCACCGGCGGCGACGTCGTGGTGGTCACCCTCAACTACCGGGTCGGGGCGCTCGGGTTCGCCGATCTCACCTCGTTCAACCGGCCCGACGACCCGCGCTTCGAGTCGAACGCCGCGCTCAGTGACGTCCTGCTCGCGATGGCCTGGGTGCGCGACAACATCGCCGGCTTCGGCGGCGACCCCGACAACGTGACCGTGTTCGGCGAGTCTGCCGGCGCAGGCCTGGTGACCACACTGCTCACGATGCCGGCCGCCGACGGCCTGTTCCACAAGGCGATCGCCGAGAGTTCCCCGGCCACCTCGATGTACGACCACGAACGTTCGGCCGGTATCGCCGGCCGGTTCCTCGATGCGATCGGCATCGGCCCGGATGACCTCGCCGAGCTCGACACCGTCGGCGTCGACCGGATCACGGCGGCCACCATGGCCGCGTTCACGGCGGTTCCGCTCGACAGCCCCGGCACCATCGCGTTCGCCCCGGTGATCGACGGTGACCTGGTGCCGCGCCACCCGATGGACGTGTTCCGGGCGGGTCGGTCCACCTCGGTGCCCCTGCTCATCGGCACCAACAAGGACGAGGCATCGGCGTTCAAGTGGATGAAGTCGCCGTTGATGCCGATCACCCCCGCCGACATCGAGCGCATGTTCGCGGCGATGATGACCGAATACCCGGACGTCGCATTGCCGGCGCGCGCACAGATCACCTCGGCCTACTCGGGGATGCGTCCCAAGGTCGCCGGTCTCGGGGTGGCGCGTGACATCGCGTTCCGGATGCCAACCCTGTGGCTGGCAGAGTCGCACAGCCGCCACGCGCCGGTCTTCCTCTATCGCTTCGACTGGGCGACGCGCATGCTGCGGGCGCTCCGGGTGGGAGCGACCCACGCAACCGAATTGCCCTATGTGTGGGGCAATCTGGTCGCGGGTCCGGCGGACATCACCTTCAAGCTCGGCGGCCGCAAGACCGGGGAGGAGATCTCGCGCCGCATGCAGAGCCGCTGGACCGAGTTCGCCCATCGCGGCGACCCGGGCGCGGGCGCGCAGCCGGCCTGGCCGGCGTTCGAGGAGACGGTCCGGTCGACCCTCGTCATCGACGAGACCGATCGTGTCGTCGACGACCTCGATGCCGAGATCCGGCGCGCGTGGGGCGACGAGGTACTCGGCTTTCGCTAG
- the otsB gene encoding trehalose-phosphatase, producing MSATGIPADLREALLRAAQSRRLLVASDYDGCVSPLVSRPEDAVPDPASVAAIEAAAHLPATAAAVISGRALSVLAKLSGLSEPVTLVGSHGSEFESGFAAEITDEHRALLARIIDELRSIAVDYPGAMVETKPASAVIHVRNATPADAETALRRTRSGPAAWSGVEVTEGKAVIELAVIETSKGHALDVLRDRFDADVVIYLGDDVTDEKAFAHLRSDGDVSIKVGAGDTAAAYRIEDTDDVATVLEFVTGRRREWLSDKG from the coding sequence ATGAGCGCGACCGGGATTCCGGCCGACCTGCGCGAGGCGCTGCTGCGCGCCGCGCAGTCGCGCCGCCTGCTGGTGGCATCCGACTACGACGGGTGCGTCTCGCCGCTGGTCTCCCGTCCGGAAGACGCCGTTCCCGATCCGGCATCGGTGGCAGCGATCGAGGCGGCCGCCCACCTGCCCGCCACCGCAGCCGCCGTCATCTCCGGACGCGCGCTCTCGGTGCTCGCCAAGCTGTCGGGGCTCTCGGAACCGGTGACCCTCGTGGGCAGTCACGGCAGCGAGTTCGAATCCGGCTTCGCCGCCGAGATCACCGACGAGCACCGCGCGCTCCTCGCCCGGATCATCGACGAACTACGTTCCATCGCAGTCGATTACCCTGGCGCCATGGTGGAGACCAAGCCCGCGAGCGCGGTCATCCACGTGCGCAATGCGACACCCGCGGACGCCGAGACCGCACTGCGGCGCACCCGATCCGGCCCGGCCGCGTGGTCCGGGGTCGAGGTGACCGAGGGCAAGGCCGTCATCGAACTCGCCGTCATCGAGACCAGCAAGGGCCATGCTCTCGACGTACTCCGCGATCGATTCGACGCCGACGTGGTGATCTACCTCGGCGACGACGTCACCGACGAGAAGGCGTTCGCACACCTGCGATCCGACGGCGACGTCAGCATCAAGGTCGGCGCAGGCGACACCGCGGCGGCGTACCGGATCGAAGACACCGACGACGTGGCGACCGTTCTCGAGTTCGTCACCGGCCGTCGTCGGGAATGGTTGTCGGACAAGGGTTGA
- a CDS encoding formylglycine-generating enzyme family protein — protein MGSDQDYPEEQPQHERVVAPFAIERHPVTNAQYAEFVEATGYVTVAEEPIDSDDFPGADPAELVPGSLVFTPTTGPVDLRDWRQWWRWQPGASWRAPEGGASTVDDRPDHPVTHIAYRDATAYTQWAGRRLPTEAEWEFAARGGLDGRTFAWGDEFRPGDREMANTWKGQFPFRNDGWGTTSPVGAFPPNGFGLLDMIGNVWERCTDVYVPRHVLPADGSVTADGRPDLLAPTTSPQVMRVTKGGSHICAPEYCRRYRPAARSAQSDDSATSHMGFRCVI, from the coding sequence ATGGGTTCGGACCAGGATTACCCCGAGGAACAACCGCAGCACGAACGTGTCGTCGCCCCGTTCGCGATCGAGCGCCATCCGGTCACGAATGCGCAGTACGCCGAGTTCGTCGAGGCGACCGGCTATGTGACGGTCGCCGAGGAGCCGATCGACTCAGACGACTTCCCGGGAGCCGACCCGGCCGAACTGGTCCCCGGCTCGTTGGTCTTCACCCCCACGACGGGCCCGGTGGATCTGCGCGACTGGCGGCAGTGGTGGCGATGGCAACCGGGCGCGTCGTGGCGCGCCCCGGAAGGCGGTGCCTCCACGGTCGACGACCGGCCCGATCACCCGGTTACGCACATCGCCTACCGGGATGCCACGGCCTACACACAATGGGCGGGTCGCCGTCTGCCGACCGAGGCGGAGTGGGAATTCGCGGCGCGCGGCGGTCTCGACGGACGAACCTTCGCGTGGGGGGACGAGTTCCGGCCCGGCGACCGGGAGATGGCGAACACGTGGAAGGGTCAGTTCCCCTTTCGGAACGACGGCTGGGGCACCACTTCTCCCGTGGGCGCCTTCCCGCCGAACGGCTTCGGCCTGCTCGACATGATCGGAAATGTCTGGGAGCGCTGCACCGACGTCTACGTTCCGCGTCACGTCCTCCCGGCCGACGGATCGGTGACCGCGGACGGCCGCCCCGACCTCCTGGCGCCGACGACGTCGCCGCAGGTCATGCGGGTCACCAAGGGTGGTTCCCACATCTGCGCCCCGGAGTACTGCCGGCGGTACCGGCCGGCCGCGAGATCGGCACAATCCGACGACTCGGCGACATCGCATATGGGATTCCGGTGCGTGATCTGA
- a CDS encoding SDR family oxidoreductase yields MSTSTAQAGSSESGQKVAVVTGASSGIGAATARELAGQGYHVVLGARRTELVDELAAEIGGTGRQLDVTDENSVDAFVAGLDKVHVLVNNAGGAKGLDPVATADLDDWRWMWETNVLGTLRMTKALIPALIASGDGLIVTITSIAAIEPYDNGAGYTSAKHAQAMMHRTLRFELLGKPVRLTEIAPGMVETDFSLVRFEGDKERADAVYEGLTPLSADDVAEVIGFVASRPPHVDLDQIIIKPRDQASARRNVKTG; encoded by the coding sequence ATGAGTACCAGCACGGCACAAGCAGGTTCGTCGGAGTCCGGGCAGAAGGTCGCGGTGGTCACCGGTGCGAGTTCGGGTATCGGCGCCGCGACCGCTCGAGAGCTCGCCGGTCAGGGCTATCACGTGGTGCTCGGGGCGCGACGGACCGAGCTGGTCGACGAGCTCGCGGCCGAGATCGGTGGCACCGGCCGACAACTCGATGTGACCGACGAGAACTCGGTGGATGCCTTTGTGGCCGGCCTGGACAAGGTCCACGTACTGGTGAACAACGCGGGCGGTGCCAAGGGACTCGACCCGGTGGCGACCGCCGACCTCGACGACTGGCGGTGGATGTGGGAGACCAACGTCCTCGGCACCCTGCGCATGACCAAGGCCCTGATCCCGGCGCTCATCGCATCCGGAGACGGACTCATCGTGACGATCACGTCGATCGCTGCGATCGAACCCTACGACAACGGAGCCGGATACACCTCGGCCAAGCACGCACAGGCGATGATGCACCGCACCCTGCGTTTCGAGTTGCTGGGAAAGCCCGTGCGTCTCACCGAGATCGCGCCCGGCATGGTGGAGACGGACTTCTCCCTCGTCCGATTCGAGGGCGACAAGGAGCGGGCGGACGCCGTGTACGAGGGCCTCACCCCGCTCAGCGCGGACGACGTGGCCGAGGTGATCGGCTTCGTGGCGTCGCGACCGCCACATGTCGACCTCGACCAGATCATCATCAAGCCGCGCGACCAGGCATCGGCCCGGCGCAACGTCAAGACCGGCTGA
- a CDS encoding trehalose-6-phosphate synthase, producing MAESGHVSSGGTTAEHPKGDAHFVVVANRLPVDKEVLPDGTVNWKRSPGGLVTALEPILRAQTGAWVGWSGIADSDDNPDIEGVEIHAVPLSTQEIAEYYEGFSNATLWPLYHDVIVKPEYHREWWNAYVEVNRRFAEATAKAAAEGAIVWIQDYQLQLVPKMLRMLRPDLKIGFFLHIPFPPVELFMQLPWRTEIVEGLLGADLIGFHLPGGAQNFLFLARRLAGQATSKGSVGVRSRFGVVQVGFRTVRVGAFPISIDSGDLDANSRSKEIRKRAAEIREELGNPKTIMLGVDRLDYTKGIDVRLKALSELLAEKRIDPEQTVMVQLATPSRERVDSYVRMRAGIEQLVGNINGTYGSVGQPVIQYLHRPVPRDELIAFFVAADVMLVTPLRDGMNLVAKEYVACRSDLGGALVLSEFTGAAAELRSAYQANPYDLDGVKDAIVAAVEQTEDEGRRRMRALRRQVLTHNVTKWAESFLGTLSSLSETAADANRGVHLVEGGSESSGRDR from the coding sequence GTGGCGGAGTCCGGGCACGTCTCGAGTGGCGGGACCACCGCCGAACATCCCAAGGGTGACGCACATTTCGTCGTCGTCGCGAATCGTCTCCCCGTCGACAAAGAAGTGTTGCCCGACGGCACGGTCAACTGGAAGCGCAGCCCCGGCGGTCTGGTCACCGCGCTCGAGCCGATCCTGCGAGCGCAGACCGGGGCGTGGGTTGGCTGGTCCGGCATCGCCGACTCCGACGACAACCCGGACATCGAGGGCGTCGAGATCCACGCGGTCCCGTTGTCGACACAGGAGATCGCCGAATACTACGAGGGCTTCTCCAACGCCACCCTGTGGCCGCTCTACCACGACGTCATCGTCAAACCCGAGTACCACCGCGAATGGTGGAACGCCTACGTGGAGGTGAACCGCCGGTTCGCCGAGGCGACCGCCAAGGCGGCGGCCGAGGGTGCGATCGTGTGGATCCAGGACTACCAGCTACAGCTCGTCCCGAAGATGCTGCGGATGCTGCGGCCGGACCTCAAGATCGGGTTCTTTCTGCACATCCCGTTCCCACCGGTCGAACTGTTCATGCAACTCCCCTGGCGAACCGAGATCGTCGAAGGTCTGCTCGGTGCCGACCTCATCGGGTTCCATCTGCCCGGGGGCGCCCAGAACTTCCTCTTCCTCGCCCGTCGGCTGGCCGGGCAGGCCACCAGCAAGGGTTCGGTCGGCGTGCGGTCCCGCTTCGGCGTGGTGCAGGTCGGATTCCGCACCGTGCGGGTGGGCGCCTTCCCGATCTCCATCGATTCCGGCGACCTCGACGCCAACTCCCGGTCCAAGGAGATCCGCAAGCGGGCGGCGGAGATCCGAGAGGAACTCGGCAACCCGAAGACGATCATGCTCGGTGTCGACCGGCTCGACTACACCAAGGGCATCGACGTTCGACTCAAGGCACTGTCGGAACTGCTGGCGGAGAAGCGGATCGACCCCGAACAGACCGTGATGGTGCAGTTGGCCACCCCGAGCCGGGAGCGCGTGGACAGTTATGTCCGGATGAGGGCAGGCATCGAGCAGCTCGTCGGCAACATCAACGGCACCTACGGCAGCGTCGGCCAGCCGGTGATCCAGTACCTGCACCGTCCGGTCCCCCGCGACGAACTGATCGCCTTCTTCGTCGCCGCCGACGTGATGCTCGTGACGCCGCTGCGTGACGGGATGAACCTGGTCGCCAAGGAGTACGTCGCCTGCCGCAGCGACCTCGGGGGCGCCCTGGTGCTCAGCGAGTTCACCGGCGCCGCAGCGGAATTGAGGTCCGCCTATCAGGCGAATCCCTACGATCTCGACGGCGTCAAGGATGCGATCGTCGCCGCCGTCGAGCAGACCGAGGACGAGGGACGACGACGGATGCGCGCACTCAGACGCCAGGTCCTCACCCACAACGTGACGAAATGGGCGGAGAGCTTCCTGGGTACCCTGTCGTCGTTGTCGGAGACGGCCGCCGACGCCAACCGTGGCGTCCACCTCGTCGAGGGCGGTTCAGAATCGTCCGGCCGGGACAGATGA
- a CDS encoding XRE family transcriptional regulator yields the protein MEQEIDAVVRQRIRGLRMAKGWTLDSMAARCFLSPSTLSRIETGHRRVALDQLVPIARALGTSLDQLVEPVGDEDVVIRPEPHTSAGMTMWKLSRDGAPGGVTVAKMRITPEHHVNPDHLGVHPGREWFTVITGTIRLHLGERVILVPPGQAAEFSTMVPHGMTAVDGPAEIVSILDHDGERAHMPG from the coding sequence ATGGAGCAAGAAATTGATGCCGTCGTCCGCCAGCGCATCCGTGGTCTCCGTATGGCGAAGGGCTGGACGCTCGACTCGATGGCCGCGCGCTGTTTCCTCAGTCCGTCGACCCTGAGTCGGATCGAGACGGGTCATCGGCGAGTCGCGCTGGATCAGCTGGTTCCGATCGCCCGTGCGCTCGGCACCTCACTCGATCAGCTCGTCGAACCGGTCGGCGACGAGGACGTGGTGATCCGGCCCGAGCCGCACACGTCGGCGGGCATGACCATGTGGAAGCTCTCGCGTGACGGTGCGCCGGGCGGGGTGACGGTGGCGAAGATGCGGATCACGCCCGAGCATCACGTGAATCCCGATCATCTGGGCGTGCATCCGGGTCGCGAATGGTTCACGGTGATCACCGGGACGATCCGGCTGCATCTGGGCGAGCGGGTGATCCTCGTGCCCCCGGGGCAGGCGGCCGAATTCTCCACGATGGTTCCGCACGGGATGACGGCGGTCGACGGGCCCGCCGAGATCGTGTCGATCCTGGACCATGACGGTGAGCGGGCGCATATGCCCGGGTGA
- a CDS encoding transglutaminase family protein, translating into MTTSPRDVAASLEVYVSAATELEMQIAVARLPGLTMTESLTVTIDGDPVEPEEIVGEHGSRIHRLQIESGLLSVEYSASVTTPADPIPVGITDRSIYLRPSRYAECDKFFGFVAGQFDLSLPPRELLTQVTSFVQNRLSYIPGASDPIDGAADTLLAGAGVCRDYAHLVVALLRALNIPARLVAVYAPGCDPMDFHAVAEAIIDDEWVVVDATRLAPRQSLVRISTGRDAADTAFLDNHRGTINLNYYKVTATVRGDLPVDTGEQRIRIG; encoded by the coding sequence ATGACCACATCCCCACGTGACGTCGCGGCCTCCCTCGAGGTCTATGTCTCTGCCGCCACCGAGTTGGAGATGCAGATAGCCGTCGCGCGGCTACCCGGTCTCACGATGACCGAGTCGTTGACGGTCACCATCGACGGGGATCCGGTCGAGCCGGAGGAGATCGTGGGCGAGCACGGCAGTCGTATCCATCGCCTGCAGATCGAGTCCGGTCTGTTGTCGGTCGAGTACTCGGCCTCGGTCACCACGCCGGCCGATCCGATTCCGGTGGGTATCACCGACCGCTCGATCTATCTGCGGCCCAGCCGATATGCCGAATGTGACAAGTTCTTCGGTTTCGTGGCAGGGCAGTTCGACCTCAGTCTGCCGCCGCGCGAACTGCTCACCCAGGTGACCTCGTTCGTACAGAACCGGCTGAGTTACATACCGGGGGCGAGTGATCCGATCGACGGCGCTGCGGACACCCTGCTCGCCGGGGCGGGCGTATGCCGGGACTACGCGCACCTCGTCGTCGCTCTGCTGCGCGCGCTCAACATCCCGGCACGCCTGGTCGCCGTCTACGCTCCCGGCTGCGACCCGATGGACTTCCACGCGGTGGCCGAGGCCATCATCGACGACGAATGGGTGGTGGTGGACGCCACCCGGCTCGCGCCACGGCAGAGCCTGGTGCGGATCTCCACCGGCCGCGATGCCGCCGACACAGCGTTCCTCGACAACCACCGTGGCACGATCAATCTCAATTACTACAAGGTCACCGCGACCGTGCGGGGCGACCTGCCGGTGGACACCGGAGAGCAACGCATCCGTATCGGCTGA